Proteins from a genomic interval of Lacticaseibacillus pabuli:
- the coaD gene encoding pantetheine-phosphate adenylyltransferase, whose amino-acid sequence MITKAIFPGSFDPFTNGHLATVERASKMFDHVIITVMTNTSKQALFSADERAALITEVVAGLDNVSVLAGASELTVELAQRLGASFIVRGLRNASDYTFENEIALANAKLRPNIQTVLLPARATESGISSSIVKEIASFGGDVSQFVPRPVAQALEAKFGDAYGKKD is encoded by the coding sequence ATGATTACAAAAGCTATTTTTCCAGGAAGTTTTGACCCGTTTACGAACGGGCATCTGGCGACGGTCGAGCGCGCCAGCAAAATGTTCGATCACGTGATTATCACCGTGATGACGAATACGAGCAAGCAGGCCCTGTTTAGCGCGGATGAACGCGCGGCACTGATTACAGAGGTCGTTGCCGGTCTGGACAACGTCAGTGTGTTGGCGGGTGCGAGTGAATTGACCGTCGAATTGGCACAACGCTTGGGGGCTAGCTTCATCGTTCGTGGCCTGCGCAACGCGAGTGATTACACCTTCGAAAATGAAATTGCGTTGGCCAATGCGAAGTTGCGTCCAAATATCCAGACGGTGCTGTTGCCTGCGCGGGCAACGGAAAGTGGTATTTCTTCCAGTATCGTGAAAGAAATTGCCAGTTTCGGCGGGGACGTCAGCCAATTTGTGCCGCGGCCAGTCGCTCAGGCACTCGAAGCAAAGTTTGGAGATGCCTATGGGAAGAAAGACTAA
- a CDS encoding YlbG family protein, which yields MEAIRERRGLIVWLYSMRQLKQLRHYGTIYYASKRMKYVVMYVDQEAVPELKSKLEHLRFVRKVDESARPDLKTSYAKETAEED from the coding sequence ATGGAAGCAATCAGGGAACGGCGTGGGCTGATAGTCTGGCTGTATTCAATGCGCCAGTTAAAGCAACTGCGTCATTACGGCACCATCTATTACGCCTCCAAACGCATGAAGTACGTGGTCATGTACGTGGATCAGGAAGCAGTGCCGGAGTTGAAGTCAAAACTGGAGCACTTGCGCTTCGTTCGTAAAGTGGACGAATCCGCACGCCCAGACTTGAAGACCAGTTACGCAAAAGAAACGGCCGAGGAAGATTAG
- a CDS encoding helix-hairpin-helix domain-containing protein, translating to MTRLMELLKDYWRYVLIGTGAVVLLGGWYGYHTVQVRSEQNRLALQASQAKQTPPKKTASSAATSSGKGGYVYIAGAVKHPGLYHIDGQTRWADVVQAAGGLTKDADGGAVNLAKVARDEENLAIPTRGASNASQTVAAGTATAGSAGVTAASGSATAGAGAQVNLNSATVDQLQTISGVGPKRAQDILAYRDEHGGFKKVADLKEVSGIGDKMFANIEPHVTVGP from the coding sequence ATGACGCGGTTGATGGAACTGTTAAAGGATTATTGGCGTTACGTCCTGATTGGGACGGGCGCGGTTGTTTTGCTAGGCGGCTGGTACGGCTACCACACGGTCCAGGTGCGGTCTGAGCAAAACCGGTTGGCATTGCAGGCGAGCCAGGCCAAGCAGACGCCACCAAAGAAAACGGCGAGTTCTGCCGCAACTTCTTCGGGGAAGGGCGGCTACGTCTACATTGCTGGGGCGGTTAAACATCCGGGGTTGTACCACATTGATGGTCAGACACGGTGGGCGGATGTGGTGCAGGCTGCAGGCGGCTTGACCAAGGATGCCGATGGTGGTGCGGTGAATCTGGCGAAGGTCGCACGCGATGAGGAAAATCTGGCGATCCCTACGCGCGGGGCGAGCAATGCGAGTCAGACTGTTGCGGCCGGAACCGCTACTGCTGGTAGTGCCGGTGTCACAGCAGCGAGTGGGAGCGCGACTGCGGGTGCTGGTGCGCAAGTCAACTTGAACAGTGCGACCGTGGACCAGTTGCAAACCATTTCGGGGGTTGGTCCTAAACGCGCACAGGATATTCTGGCTTACCGCGATGAGCATGGCGGTTTCAAAAAGGTAGCCGACCTCAAGGAAGTGAGCGGCATCGGGGATAAAATGTTTGCCAATATTGAGCCGCACGTCACAGTCGGCCCGTGA
- a CDS encoding ComEC/Rec2 family competence protein gives MHHPIIGLGCLIVGLLKGRQLLPVLLVGMVAIGICSGLRERHQELHPVSPRGEVRVQPASWRVYGDYASYTGTASNGVPVSGAVSITKGQAKTIGALANPVVLQWTKSQRIAAAHNLGEFNYASYAWQQNHQAYTIDSGDFVIQKRVPHSLWDWFAQLRLAVVRRISRLPDRVAAYAQALLLGVMNTDMADMRETFSKLGILHLFSVSGLHVFALVGMLYGLGRRIRVTAEAVDTLLLVLLPVVLCVIPMSAGLLRAILMRELQVVATKLKLPLSTLDCLLVILIVNLLYRPQLLCGLGGQMTYLLTFVLIVSEQKENFRQCFDMACVSAAPVVYSVYGLHLLTFIFNYLLMPIFEVVLMPLLLILVVWPGCPLALPLNDGLRLLDALLMWLARLPGFLPVGHLAACLAIALTLTTLEWLARHRKWPLLLALTLSCAMVLWRPHPRLTQFAMAQGEATLIETAWRGHAVLVNTGGSPFKAGTKQAERIIAAYARYRGITRLDAIVLGATSRPYAGDVGALSHVLPSRLIVVPPVSKLPVLVRQAAASSGAQLLTLNNQLPLQFGQTKITLQAVSASKASSILVEAKLNQKRILLNSATTVKSALPFLAGHYAILKLGSQGSSVATSKRLLTQMRPKQAIVTPGVQNFQALLNTTTISALSQAGIPLTRTDQVGMIWFEDDQLHTYNEG, from the coding sequence TTGCATCATCCCATCATTGGGCTCGGCTGTTTAATCGTTGGCCTGCTCAAGGGACGGCAGTTATTGCCGGTATTGCTGGTGGGGATGGTTGCGATTGGCATTTGCTCCGGCTTACGGGAACGTCATCAGGAATTGCACCCCGTGAGCCCGCGCGGTGAGGTGCGTGTTCAGCCGGCGTCATGGCGGGTTTATGGCGACTATGCCAGTTATACCGGAACGGCGAGCAATGGTGTTCCTGTTAGCGGGGCAGTGTCCATTACCAAAGGACAGGCCAAGACAATCGGCGCGCTCGCGAATCCCGTGGTGTTGCAGTGGACAAAGTCGCAACGCATTGCTGCCGCCCACAATCTAGGCGAATTCAACTACGCCAGTTACGCTTGGCAGCAGAACCATCAAGCGTACACCATTGATAGTGGGGATTTCGTCATTCAAAAACGGGTGCCCCATAGTCTGTGGGACTGGTTCGCACAGTTGCGTCTGGCAGTGGTACGCCGAATCAGCCGACTACCTGATCGGGTGGCAGCGTACGCCCAGGCCTTGCTACTTGGTGTCATGAATACTGACATGGCTGACATGCGCGAAACCTTCAGTAAACTGGGCATCTTACACTTGTTTTCGGTGTCAGGTCTGCACGTGTTCGCACTAGTGGGGATGCTGTACGGGTTAGGCCGACGCATACGGGTGACGGCGGAAGCCGTAGATACCTTATTACTGGTGCTCTTACCGGTGGTGTTGTGTGTGATTCCAATGAGTGCGGGTTTGCTCAGGGCAATCCTGATGCGTGAACTCCAGGTTGTCGCGACTAAGCTAAAGTTGCCACTGAGTACCTTGGACTGCTTGCTGGTCATCTTGATTGTTAACCTGCTGTATCGCCCGCAGTTGCTGTGTGGTTTGGGCGGCCAAATGACCTACCTGCTGACCTTTGTGCTCATAGTAAGTGAACAAAAGGAAAACTTTAGGCAGTGTTTCGATATGGCATGCGTTAGCGCGGCGCCAGTTGTATACAGCGTCTATGGGCTACACTTGTTAACCTTTATCTTCAATTACCTGTTGATGCCAATTTTCGAGGTGGTGCTGATGCCACTTTTGCTGATACTGGTCGTTTGGCCGGGGTGTCCCTTGGCGCTGCCACTTAATGATGGGCTTAGACTGTTAGATGCGCTGTTAATGTGGCTGGCGCGTCTGCCGGGATTTCTGCCGGTGGGTCACCTTGCCGCCTGCTTGGCAATCGCATTAACACTTACAACGCTTGAGTGGCTAGCGCGTCACCGGAAGTGGCCACTTCTGCTCGCGCTGACCCTTAGTTGTGCGATGGTGCTGTGGCGCCCGCACCCGCGATTAACACAATTTGCCATGGCGCAGGGGGAGGCGACTCTGATTGAAACGGCGTGGCGGGGTCACGCGGTGCTGGTGAATACGGGTGGCAGTCCCTTCAAGGCGGGGACGAAGCAAGCGGAGCGCATTATTGCGGCGTACGCGCGTTATCGCGGCATCACGAGGCTGGACGCCATTGTGTTAGGTGCAACGTCGCGGCCGTATGCGGGCGACGTGGGGGCGCTGAGTCATGTTCTGCCATCTAGATTGATCGTGGTGCCACCCGTTAGCAAATTACCGGTGCTCGTGCGACAAGCGGCAGCCAGTAGCGGCGCACAACTGCTGACACTGAACAATCAGTTGCCCTTGCAGTTCGGTCAAACCAAAATCACCTTGCAGGCGGTATCTGCTAGCAAAGCCAGTAGTATTTTGGTCGAGGCAAAGCTCAATCAGAAACGCATTCTTCTTAATTCAGCGACGACGGTTAAGTCAGCTTTGCCATTTTTGGCGGGTCATTACGCTATTTTGAAGTTAGGCAGTCAGGGCAGTTCGGTCGCGACAAGTAAACGCTTGTTAACACAAATGCGCCCGAAACAAGCCATTGTTACGCCGGGGGTTCAAAATTTTCAGGCGTTGCTGAACACCACGACCATCAGCGCCCTGAGTCAGGCCGGGATTCCGCTAACGCGCACGGATCAGGTGGGGATGATTTGGTTTGAGGATGACCAGCTGCACACGTATAATGAAGGCTAA
- the holA gene encoding DNA polymerase III subunit delta → MQELSQVKQAIKKGQPSPVYLVLGTEAALINESRRVLRSIIPDDMLSMNYGRYDMQEAPLANATQELSEPPFFGDYREVVIENPEFLTGSGGATKQEEAMGELLAYVQDPSPSTVLVIIAPYPKLDARKKLVKAITKAATQIDASPMTEAKSKAVIRQQANAANVSIDEPALDALVSRTQAEYSAMVAAMPVLLLHAAQSKTITRDDVERLVPKQLTDSVFDLVDAILQRDAETALRIYHDLLLMKEEPLRLVSLLEGQFRLLIQLDVFKNRGYTQGAAATNLKVHPYRVKLAWRKLGGVNRADLDAAYMLLVNTEAAMKRGTLDKALGFELFILQYTGKQKRA, encoded by the coding sequence ATGCAAGAATTGTCGCAAGTAAAACAAGCCATTAAAAAGGGTCAGCCAAGCCCCGTGTACTTGGTGCTTGGTACCGAAGCCGCCCTCATTAACGAAAGCCGTCGCGTCTTACGGTCGATTATTCCGGATGACATGCTCAGCATGAATTACGGCCGCTATGACATGCAGGAGGCGCCGTTAGCTAACGCCACACAGGAACTCAGCGAGCCACCTTTTTTTGGTGACTACCGCGAAGTGGTGATTGAGAACCCTGAGTTTCTCACGGGGAGTGGCGGTGCGACCAAGCAGGAAGAAGCCATGGGTGAACTGCTCGCCTACGTGCAGGACCCGTCTCCCTCAACGGTTTTGGTCATTATTGCGCCTTATCCCAAGCTGGATGCCCGCAAGAAGTTAGTCAAAGCCATTACGAAGGCGGCCACACAGATTGATGCCAGTCCGATGACCGAGGCTAAATCCAAGGCGGTGATTCGGCAACAGGCTAACGCAGCCAATGTTAGTATCGACGAGCCAGCGTTAGATGCACTGGTTAGCCGAACGCAAGCCGAATACAGCGCGATGGTTGCGGCCATGCCGGTCCTGTTGCTGCATGCCGCGCAATCCAAGACCATCACACGCGATGATGTGGAGCGCTTGGTACCCAAACAGCTAACTGATTCTGTGTTTGACTTGGTGGATGCCATTTTGCAACGCGACGCGGAAACTGCCTTGCGCATCTATCATGATTTGTTGCTGATGAAGGAGGAACCGCTCCGACTTGTGAGCCTACTTGAAGGTCAGTTTCGGTTGCTCATTCAACTCGATGTCTTCAAAAATCGCGGCTATACGCAGGGGGCAGCGGCAACGAATCTCAAGGTTCACCCATACCGAGTTAAGCTCGCTTGGCGCAAATTGGGTGGGGTCAATCGCGCCGATTTGGATGCCGCCTACATGCTCCTCGTGAACACGGAGGCCGCGATGAAGCGGGGGACACTCGATAAAGCGCTTGGCTTTGAACTTTTTATTTTGCAGTACACAGGCAAACAGAAGCGCGCATAA
- a CDS encoding SepM family pheromone-processing serine protease codes for MGRKTNRKRFWGWLVAALLVFCLAVLAFFPTRYYIEYPGGADRVSKFIKVDGKRDKAAGEYRLMTVSVAGPASPIMLLWGKSQPFGDIVSEQDLMGDQTSSEYNTIQNYYIRSAGNAAIAAAFKAADKPIHIDYRGIYVMSMQANSDFRGKLKVGDTITAINGKHYQKAQRYIDAIKKHKVDTKVTVTYLRGKHAHSVTRKLVQIKGLKRAGLGIGLTDDTRVESKPHVKINAGEIGGPSAGLIFALQIYDQVSGTNLRAGRDIAGTGTIDDHGKIGAIGGIDKKVYAASKAGATIFFAPDIPATKTMKREDPSYINNYVEAKNAARKMKTKMKIVPVRKLQDAIQYLQAK; via the coding sequence ATGGGAAGAAAGACTAACCGCAAACGTTTCTGGGGTTGGCTAGTTGCCGCGCTGTTGGTATTTTGCCTGGCAGTTCTGGCATTCTTCCCGACCCGCTACTATATTGAGTACCCAGGCGGTGCGGACCGTGTCAGCAAGTTTATTAAGGTTGACGGCAAACGCGACAAGGCCGCAGGTGAATATCGTCTGATGACTGTGAGTGTGGCGGGGCCGGCCAGTCCGATTATGCTGCTGTGGGGGAAATCCCAACCGTTTGGCGATATTGTCAGTGAGCAGGACTTGATGGGTGATCAGACGTCCAGCGAGTACAATACGATTCAGAATTACTACATTCGTAGCGCGGGCAACGCGGCAATTGCGGCGGCCTTCAAAGCAGCCGACAAGCCAATTCACATTGATTATCGCGGCATTTACGTTATGTCAATGCAAGCCAACTCTGACTTTCGCGGCAAGTTGAAGGTGGGCGATACGATCACCGCCATCAACGGGAAGCATTACCAGAAGGCCCAGCGTTACATCGATGCGATTAAGAAGCACAAAGTGGACACCAAAGTCACGGTGACTTATCTCCGCGGCAAGCACGCGCATTCTGTGACCCGCAAATTAGTCCAAATCAAGGGACTAAAACGCGCGGGCTTGGGCATTGGGTTGACTGATGATACCCGTGTCGAGAGCAAACCGCACGTTAAAATTAACGCCGGTGAAATTGGTGGCCCCAGTGCCGGCCTGATTTTTGCCCTACAAATTTATGATCAGGTGAGCGGCACTAATTTGCGTGCCGGCCGTGACATTGCGGGCACTGGCACAATCGATGATCATGGCAAGATTGGGGCCATCGGTGGCATTGATAAGAAGGTCTACGCTGCTAGCAAGGCGGGTGCGACGATTTTCTTCGCGCCAGACATCCCCGCAACCAAGACGATGAAGCGTGAAGATCCGAGCTATATCAACAACTATGTTGAGGCCAAGAACGCGGCTCGGAAAATGAAGACGAAGATGAAAATTGTCCCCGTCCGTAAGCTGCAAGATGCGATTCAGTATCTGCAGGCAAAATAA
- the rpsT gene encoding 30S ribosomal protein S20 yields MPQIKSAKKRVLTQEAARQRNAKQRNAMRTAVKSFKTAKEADADNAADLFKAATRAIDMAKSKGLIHSKKAGRDKSRLAAINNK; encoded by the coding sequence ATGCCACAGATCAAATCCGCCAAGAAGCGTGTTCTTACTCAGGAAGCAGCCCGTCAGCGTAACGCTAAGCAGCGTAACGCAATGCGCACTGCTGTCAAGAGCTTCAAGACCGCTAAGGAAGCTGATGCCGACAACGCCGCAGACCTTTTCAAGGCTGCTACGCGTGCCATCGACATGGCTAAGAGCAAGGGTCTTATCCACAGCAAAAAAGCTGGTCGCGATAAGAGCCGTCTTGCAGCGATTAACAACAAGTAA
- a CDS encoding ribonuclease J has protein sequence MTKLKLVILGGVRESGKNMYAIEVDDKIFVCDFGLKYPDSDLMGIDVVIPDMNYLEENADKVVGIFLTHGHADAIGALPYFLADHKVPVFGSELTLALAKMYTNQHPKTKKFHNFHVINEKSAIDFDNVTVSFFKTTHSIPGSLGIVIDTPVGQVVYTGDFKFDQSASKMYQTDYARIADIGKKKVIALLSDSANAESPYQMASEREISDSINEAFQYHTGRIIVASVASNIMRVQQVLNAAAATNRRVVLTGRDLEKIVRTALKMNYLRLPNPEILATAKEMKDLNPEETVVLETGRMGEPLKSLQRMATSRHRSVTITEGDLVYIVSTPSHAMETTLARTKDLIYRAGGDVKTVSDDMHVSGHASKTDLQLMINMLHPQYVVPVEGEFRQLAAHSHIAAEVGIDEQHMLIPKIGDVIGYTKGHLSINGSVQGGDTMIDGIGVGDIGNIVLRDRKMLSEDGIMIAVVTIDRKKKRIVARPKIQSRGFVYIKTSKDLLAECGNIVSSTIQKDLDNKEFDWGHLKQNVRDSLSRYLFEQTKRRPVILPVIMEASQNSAKRQ, from the coding sequence ATGACTAAACTGAAATTAGTTATCCTTGGTGGCGTCCGTGAAAGCGGAAAAAACATGTACGCCATTGAGGTTGACGACAAAATTTTTGTCTGTGACTTCGGATTGAAGTACCCAGACAGCGACTTGATGGGGATTGATGTTGTCATCCCTGACATGAATTATTTGGAAGAGAATGCCGACAAAGTGGTCGGTATTTTCCTGACACACGGTCACGCGGATGCGATTGGCGCTTTGCCATACTTCCTGGCTGACCACAAAGTGCCTGTCTTTGGTAGCGAGTTGACCTTGGCGTTGGCCAAGATGTACACGAACCAGCACCCAAAGACCAAGAAGTTCCATAACTTCCACGTGATCAACGAAAAGTCTGCCATTGACTTTGACAATGTGACGGTCAGCTTCTTTAAGACCACCCATTCCATTCCAGGCTCATTGGGTATCGTCATCGATACGCCAGTTGGCCAAGTGGTTTACACTGGGGACTTCAAGTTCGACCAGAGTGCCAGCAAGATGTACCAGACCGATTACGCCCGGATTGCAGATATTGGCAAGAAGAAGGTCATTGCGTTGCTCTCTGATTCCGCTAACGCTGAGTCACCATACCAGATGGCGAGTGAACGCGAAATCTCCGACAGCATTAATGAGGCCTTCCAGTACCACACGGGCCGCATTATCGTGGCCAGTGTTGCCAGCAACATCATGCGGGTTCAGCAGGTGCTGAATGCCGCTGCGGCGACCAACCGGCGCGTCGTCTTGACCGGTCGCGATTTGGAAAAGATCGTGCGTACCGCGCTCAAGATGAACTACCTGCGTTTGCCTAACCCTGAAATCCTGGCAACAGCCAAGGAAATGAAGGATTTGAACCCAGAAGAGACTGTTGTTCTGGAAACAGGCCGGATGGGCGAACCCCTGAAGTCCTTGCAACGGATGGCAACGTCCCGGCACCGCTCCGTCACCATTACGGAGGGTGACTTGGTGTACATCGTCTCCACGCCATCCCATGCGATGGAAACAACCCTTGCACGGACAAAGGATTTAATTTACCGTGCCGGTGGGGATGTCAAGACCGTGTCCGACGACATGCACGTTTCTGGGCATGCTTCCAAGACGGACTTGCAGCTCATGATCAACATGTTGCACCCACAGTACGTGGTACCAGTTGAAGGAGAATTCCGTCAGCTGGCCGCTCACTCACACATTGCGGCAGAAGTTGGGATTGACGAGCAACACATGCTCATTCCTAAGATTGGCGACGTGATTGGTTACACCAAGGGTCATTTGTCCATCAATGGCAGCGTCCAGGGTGGCGATACCATGATTGACGGGATTGGCGTTGGTGATATTGGTAACATCGTGCTCCGAGACCGTAAGATGCTCTCAGAAGATGGGATTATGATTGCGGTGGTCACGATTGACCGCAAGAAGAAGCGCATCGTGGCGCGGCCAAAGATTCAGAGTCGCGGCTTTGTCTACATTAAAACCAGCAAGGATTTGCTTGCGGAATGTGGCAACATCGTGTCATCGACGATTCAGAAGGACTTGGATAACAAGGAATTCGACTGGGGTCACTTGAAGCAAAATGTCCGTGATTCTTTGTCACGTTACCTGTTTGAACAGACGAAGCGCCGGCCAGTTATTCTGCCCGTCATTATGGAAGCTAGTCAAAACAGCGCAAAGCGTCAGTAA
- the rpsO gene encoding 30S ribosomal protein S15, producing the protein MAISKQQKNEIIAKYARHDGDTGSPEVQIAVLTADIVSLNDHLSVHKKDHHSYVGLLKKIGQRRNLLGYLRKNDVVRYRALIQSLGLRH; encoded by the coding sequence ATGGCTATCTCAAAGCAGCAGAAGAACGAAATTATTGCAAAGTACGCTCGTCACGACGGCGACACTGGTTCACCAGAGGTTCAGATTGCGGTTTTGACCGCTGACATCGTATCCCTGAACGACCACTTGTCCGTTCACAAGAAGGACCACCACTCATACGTTGGTCTTCTTAAGAAGATTGGTCAACGCCGTAACCTTCTTGGCTACCTGCGTAAGAATGACGTTGTTCGTTACCGTGCCCTGATCCAGAGCCTCGGCCTGCGTCACTAA
- the rsmD gene encoding 16S rRNA (guanine(966)-N(2))-methyltransferase RsmD, producing MRVISGEFRGRRLATVPGNGTRPTADKVKESMFNMIGPYFDGGDVLDLYAGTGALGIEAVSRGMGHGTLVDSAYAAIKTIRENVGLTKAEDQFTILKEPVSAAIKKFSTSDQSFDLILMDPPYAKQDVIKQLAAFVAGNVIKPGGTVLVETGTDVDYPDTIAGYEILRHHEYAVAQVLILRREA from the coding sequence ATGCGCGTTATTAGTGGTGAATTCAGAGGCAGACGCTTAGCAACGGTTCCTGGCAATGGGACCCGGCCAACTGCCGATAAGGTCAAAGAGTCGATGTTTAACATGATTGGTCCTTACTTTGATGGCGGCGACGTCCTCGATTTATACGCGGGCACCGGTGCGTTGGGCATTGAGGCAGTGTCGCGCGGGATGGGCCACGGGACGCTTGTCGACTCAGCGTACGCGGCGATTAAAACCATTCGCGAAAACGTGGGGCTAACCAAAGCGGAGGACCAGTTCACGATTCTAAAGGAACCCGTGTCGGCCGCAATTAAAAAGTTCAGCACCTCGGACCAGTCCTTTGACCTCATTTTGATGGATCCACCCTACGCGAAGCAGGATGTGATCAAACAACTCGCGGCGTTTGTCGCGGGGAATGTGATCAAACCTGGTGGCACTGTGTTAGTTGAAACTGGCACGGATGTTGATTACCCCGACACAATCGCGGGTTATGAAATTTTGCGGCACCACGAGTATGCAGTCGCGCAAGTGTTGATTTTACGGCGGGAGGCATAG